DNA from Bacillus sp. Marseille-P3661:
AAACAGTTCTCACTTGCTTCTTCACGAATTCGAATACTTGATTGGGCTTTTGTCAATTCATTGTCTGGGTTTATATTACCTTTAGTCTGAAAACAACGAGGGCCATATTCCGTCGCATTGTATATACCTGTCCATGGATTCATTTTTGATGGAGGTAAAAACCTTCTTGAACCATCCGTTCCCTCACCATAGGGAATTCCTTTAAATGAGTAGATTCCATCCGTGACTTCACCCCTAATTTTCCCACTTGTAATCTCAACAATCTGATTGACCATACGCCCTCTCCTATCGTTATTAGCTTTCTTTTAATTGATGTAAGATGAACAGCCCTTTAAACTTTTAAATAGGGCTATTCATCCTAAAACATCATCGTTTAACCTATTTTTTTAACCAAGCTGTTTCCGGATTCCAGTGTGTCATCTGTGTTTGCAGGAACCCATGATCTTGGACTTTTCCATTCTGAGCAAGTAAGGTACTCATAACTACTAAAGGAATACTAGTTTGATATTCGCCAAAGATTAACTCTTGTAACTGTTGAGATAAATCAATTAAATCTTCAGATGTTGTCATTGTTTCCGCTGACTTTAATAAAGTCTCTGCGTCTTCGTTAAGTTTTGTCATACGATAATGTGAGCTGTCTGATGCCATACTTCTATTAAAATCAAAAATTACATTATTACTAATTCTAAAAGTCGTATGAATTAAATCTTCCCACGTTCCTTCACTACCTGTCTTTTCCGCCCAATGCGAGCTTTGTACACCATTTAATTCCAGATTAATTCCTACTTCTTTCAGATAAGCCTGGACTGCTGTATACATCTGTATCATATCAGGATTATTATTACTAAATGTTAGTGTGAGGTCTAATCCGTTACTATAGCCTGCAGTCTTAAGCAGCTCTTTAGCCTTTTCTGGGTCATATGGTGTGCCCTCAACATCTTGACTGAACACGAGAGATTTAGGGACAGCCCATTGGTTCACAGCCTCTGCATATCCGTAAAATATTGTATCTACAATGGCTTGTTTATCAATGGCATAGCCAATTGCTTTTCTTACATTTACATCCGTTAATGGGGAGTCAGGATTCTCGCTATCTGGTGCTAAACTATATCCAATTGCGCCATTCGCATTTTCCAAAGTCTCAATTTCAAAGCTACTTTCTAAATTACGCGCACTATGTGGGGATGTATATAAATAAAGATCATAGTCCCCAGCCATCATTGCAGCTTCAGCAGTTGCTGGTTCCTTAATGGTGTTGAATTCGACAGCATCCAAGTAAGGTAGACCTTCTACCCAATAGTTTTCATTTTTAACAAACGTTACTTTTTGATCTTTAATCCATTCTTTAAAGACAAATGGACCTGTACCTACTGGATTTTCTTGTAGCCATTCTTCACCTTTTTCTTGATAAGCTGTAGGTGAGGCCATTTGTTCGAAACCAAATAACGCTTCAAAGATGCTATTATCCCAATTGGATAAATTTAGTTTCAAATTATATTCATCTAACACATCAATGGATTCAACAGCCGATGCCTCAACTCGTCCTTTATCTCGATAGTGCTCGATATTCCATTTTACAGCTTCCGCATTAAAGTCCGTTCCATCATGAAACTTAATTCCTTGATTTAACTCAACTGAAATGGTTTTAGCTTCGGGATCAGCTTCCCAGCCTTTGGCTAACCAGGGAATAATTTCTCCAGCTTCATTATAACGAGCAAGAGTTTCATACACTGTTAGTGATACGATACTGTCACCTCTTGATCGAATAAGAGGAGGTAATCCAAGGTTCATCAAATTATCGCCAGATACAATTTTTAACGTACCACCGTATTTGTCATTCTCAGAGGTTTCAGTGGTTTCACTTTCTGCATTCGTCGATGTAGTCTCACTCTCATTTGTTGGAGTTTCACTTGTTTTGGATGTACAGCCTACTAGTGTAATAGCCAGAAGTAACAGTATAAATACTCTCAATGCAACAACGTATGTTTTATTGATTTTTGTCCTCATCTCTAACCACCCTTTTAATGAAATTTGTATTTTCATGCATTTAAACATACAAACTACTAATTTTAACTCTTATTTAAGGATTTTGGCCTGAAACCATTAGTGTAGGTCGGTGTTTAATATTTAATTTTTCTGTTGCTTGTTCCCAAACTAATCGTTCTTCTGCATCAGGGTCACCTACTTGTCTTGTCACTTGGTCAAATATCATCGTTGACCTGTCACCAAGATCATAGGTTGACCATTTCGGAAGTTCTGGATGATTAGGTTGACCATGATAAGCAAAAGCGATCCATGCGTTTTGCATTTTAGTAGCAATTTGGTTTCGTTCATTTGAATTCCCTGTTTTCTGTATAGCTGACTCTTCACTTAAATTATTCCAAACAAAAGGAACTTCAACCCCATGTCCTGCACGGAAAATCCCGTTAAACTGAGGTGATGGCCAATCAAATCGATACAACCATGTTGGTGCATTTTGTTTTGCCCTAACCTCTGCAAATTGAAGAGCTGCATATGTAAAAGCGTTATATGTCATCAGTGGCATCAATTTATCTATTATTGTTTCTCTTGATTCCCTCTCATGAAGATAGTAATCTGAAACTAGTGACCAATAAGGACCCGCCATAAATTTTACATGCTCTATAACTCCCTTATCGTCTAAACCTTTCCAAATTGGATCAAGAAGCAGATTAAGTCTAGCTTCATCAAGCGTTGTTCCAATTATTACGGGTACGGACCTCGAAATCCCCTTTTCTAAGCGATCTATCGGATGCTCTGGAATAACTCCCCCATCTACAATAGGAGCGAGTGAGATCCCTAGCTTTAAATCTTTAACTGCTTGTAGGAAATGTTCAGCTTTGAATTCCTTTAATTTGTATAGTTCTTTCTCTTTTACGTCTAAATATTGGAGTACCTTTTCAGTGATTTTTGTAGCGGTACCTGAATCAGAAAATGTTGTAAGAGCACCGCTCTGTATGATCGCGCGATGAAAAAGCCCTTCTGCTATAGGCATAGTTAACAATAGACCAACACTTCTACCACCTGCTGATTGTCCGAAGATTGTTATATTGTCTGGATCACCACCGAAGGCTGCTATGTTTTCCTTCACCCATTTCAATGCTTCCACTTGATCAAGTAAACCATAATTGCCTGAACCAGCGTATTCCTCACCACCAATATCGGCCAAATGGAGAAATCCAAAAGGCCCCAAACGGTAATTGATAGTAACAACTACTACGTCACCATTTTCCACAAATGACTCAGCATTATATAAGGCTTTAGACCCTGAACCTTTGGCAAAACCTCCTCCATGTATCCAGACCATAACCGGTTTTTTCTTCTGAGCGATCCCACTTGACCACACATTTAAGTACAGACAGTCTTCACTTATTTCACCTTGAATGGATGGATCGGCCACTTGCATCGCAGAAGGTCCAAACTTTGTAGCATCCCGAATTCCTACCCATTCCTCTGGCGGTTCAGGTTTTTGAAACCGATGCTTACCGATTGGTGGCTTGGCAAAGGGTATGCCTTTCCATACATATACATTCTCTTTCTTGACCCCTAGTACTTTCCCATACCTTGTATCAATAATTGTAGATCGAATTTTTATCACTCCAGTCCATATTTGAATGCATTTTTAAGTTCTCTCGAGTCTTCCATACTGTAAAAAGTGTATTTCAAATCATTTAGTCCCCTTGGATTGTATGCGTTTTCATAGTTTTGTAAAATAATTACAACTTCAAACATTTTGTGAGTATTGAAATTCTTTAACCTGTTTTAGCACCTTTTCACTTTTAACTATGGAATAACTAATTGGTAATTTGGAAACGTTTCCCCTTTTTAGTTTAGTGACTCATCCTGTTAAAATTGAGATTATTATGAATTTTTAGATAATTACACGAATGCGTCTCTTTCATATATATAGAACCAGGAATCCCCTCCTTGATACAACATGTTATCCAAAATTTTCATAATAGTATACCCCCCTT
Protein-coding regions in this window:
- a CDS encoding ABC transporter substrate-binding protein — its product is MRTKINKTYVVALRVFILLLLAITLVGCTSKTSETPTNESETTSTNAESETTETSENDKYGGTLKIVSGDNLMNLGLPPLIRSRGDSIVSLTVYETLARYNEAGEIIPWLAKGWEADPEAKTISVELNQGIKFHDGTDFNAEAVKWNIEHYRDKGRVEASAVESIDVLDEYNLKLNLSNWDNSIFEALFGFEQMASPTAYQEKGEEWLQENPVGTGPFVFKEWIKDQKVTFVKNENYWVEGLPYLDAVEFNTIKEPATAEAAMMAGDYDLYLYTSPHSARNLESSFEIETLENANGAIGYSLAPDSENPDSPLTDVNVRKAIGYAIDKQAIVDTIFYGYAEAVNQWAVPKSLVFSQDVEGTPYDPEKAKELLKTAGYSNGLDLTLTFSNNNPDMIQMYTAVQAYLKEVGINLELNGVQSSHWAEKTGSEGTWEDLIHTTFRISNNVIFDFNRSMASDSSHYRMTKLNEDAETLLKSAETMTTSEDLIDLSQQLQELIFGEYQTSIPLVVMSTLLAQNGKVQDHGFLQTQMTHWNPETAWLKK
- a CDS encoding carboxylesterase/lipase family protein, translating into MIKIRSTIIDTRYGKVLGVKKENVYVWKGIPFAKPPIGKHRFQKPEPPEEWVGIRDATKFGPSAMQVADPSIQGEISEDCLYLNVWSSGIAQKKKPVMVWIHGGGFAKGSGSKALYNAESFVENGDVVVVTINYRLGPFGFLHLADIGGEEYAGSGNYGLLDQVEALKWVKENIAAFGGDPDNITIFGQSAGGRSVGLLLTMPIAEGLFHRAIIQSGALTTFSDSGTATKITEKVLQYLDVKEKELYKLKEFKAEHFLQAVKDLKLGISLAPIVDGGVIPEHPIDRLEKGISRSVPVIIGTTLDEARLNLLLDPIWKGLDDKGVIEHVKFMAGPYWSLVSDYYLHERESRETIIDKLMPLMTYNAFTYAALQFAEVRAKQNAPTWLYRFDWPSPQFNGIFRAGHGVEVPFVWNNLSEESAIQKTGNSNERNQIATKMQNAWIAFAYHGQPNHPELPKWSTYDLGDRSTMIFDQVTRQVGDPDAEERLVWEQATEKLNIKHRPTLMVSGQNP